Within the Kribbella aluminosa genome, the region GGCGTCGCGAAGGTGTTGTCCACCAGCAGCGGTACGTCGCCGGCCGCGGTCACGACGTACCGGAGGTCGACGAGGTCCACCGTCGGGTTGGCCGGCGTCTCGACGATCACCAGGCCGGTGTCCGGGCGGATCGCGGCCGCGACCTCATCGGGTTGTGCATAGCTGACAGTTGTCCCCAGGAGACCTGTGGATAACAGGTGGTCGGTGCCGCCGTACAGCGGTCGTACGGCGACCACGTGCGGACGGCCCGCGGCCACGGTGGCGAGCAGGCAGGCGGTCAGCGCGGCCATGCCGGAGCCGAAGGCGACCGCGCCGTCGGTGTGCTCGAGCTCGGCCAGCGCGTCCTCGAAGCGGGCGACGTTCGGGTTCCACAGGCGCTGGTAGACGAGGCTTCCGCCGTCCGGGGCGCGGCCCTGCGTGAGTTCGTCGTACGACGCGCCGCCGGTGTCGACGTCGGGCAGCGGATAGGTCGTGGACAGGTCGATCGGCGGGACGTGGACGCCGCGCGCGGTCAGGTCGTCGCGGCCGGCGTGTACCGCCCGGGTGTCCAACATGAGAGCCTCCTCCGCCTGTGGATAACTGAGGTGACTGTGGAATCTTCTGCGGGACAGGCGCAATAGTTCCGAAGAAAATTCGTCCACAGGGTCGTCCACATGCTGTGGATTCTGTGGATGGCCCTACAGTAGGTGGCATGCCGAAGGATCGTCGGAGCCCGGGGCCGGCTCCGCGGCCGGTCCCGGACGGGCTCGACGACGTGGACCGGCAGCTGGTCCAGCTGCTCACGGCCGACGGCCGGATGCCGAACAACGCGCTCGCCGAGGCAGTCGGCCTCGCGCCGTCGACCTGCCTGACCCGGGTCCGCTCGTTACGCGAACGCGGGGTGATCCGTGGCTTCCACGCCGACGTGGATCTGGCCGCGCTCGGCCAGCCGCTCCAGGCGCTGATCGCGATCCGGATCGGCGCGCACTCCCGCGACGAGATCGACCGGTTCCGCACCAAGGTGCCCCGGCTGCCCGGGGTGCTCTCGCTGTTCCATGTCAGCGGCGCGAACGACTACCTGCTGCACGTGTCCGCGAGCACGCCCGACGCGCTCCGCGAGTTCGTCCTCAACCACCTGACCGCGGATCCCGCGGTCACGCACGCCGAAACGAGCCTGATCTTCGAGCACGTCCGGGCGACGCCGGACGTGCGGCACTGATCAACCTCGGGCACACCAGGCAGGTAAGGCTGGAGCGCACCGCCCGGCGGCCGGTTGGTGAGTGGCGCAGGTCCGCGAATCAGCGCGGCTTCAGGCCCCAGGCGTTGGCGAGCAGCTCGAACGAGTGCCGGCGTTCGGCCGGGTTGTGGATGTTCGTGGTGATGATGAGTTCGTCGGCGCCGGCGGTGTTGGCCCGGCGGCGCAGGTCGGCGGCGACCTGGTCCGGCGTACCGACTGAGACCAGACTCGCCCACTCCTCGACAGCGGCCTCTTCTGCGTCGGACCACGGGTAGGCCTCCGCCTCCTCCGGGGACGGAAGCGGGCCCGGACGGCCGGAGCGGAGCCGGAGCATGGAGAGCGCGTTCGCGCGGGCGAGCTGAGCGGCGCGCTCCTCGGTCTCGGCGACGATCGCGGCCAGCGCGAGGATCGCCTGCGGTTCGCCGTCGTGCTCGAAGCGCCGGTAGTTCGTCTTGTACGCCGAGATCACGCCGGCCGGGTCGAGCGTCCCGAAGTGCCCGGCGTACGCGAACCCGGTGCCGAGCGCGGCAGCCGCTTGACCGCCGTACGTGCTGGAGCCGAGGATCCAGATCGGCGGCAGCGGTACGTCGGACGGTTGCGCGGTGATCGGCTCGAACGGGTGTCCCGCGGGGAAGCCGTCGACGTACGCGCGGAGTTCGGCGTACTGCTCGGTGAAGTCGTCCGCGCCGAGCGCCTCCCGGCTGCGGCGCAATGCGAGCGCGGTGCGCTGGTCGGTGCCGGGGGCGCGGCCGAGGCCGAGGTCGATGCGGTCCGGGTAGAGGCCGCCGAGCACCCGGAACGTCTCGGCGACCTTCAGCGGGGAGTGGTTCGGCAGCATGATCCCGCCGGAGCCCACGCGGATCGTCGAGGTGGCCGCGGCGACCGCCGCGATCATCACCTCGGGCGTCGAGCTCGCCACGCTGGGGATGTTGTGATGCTCCGCGAGCCAGAACCGGTGATACCCCGCCGCCTCGGCGGTGCGGGCGAGCTCGAGCGTCTCGTGCAATGCCTCCGACGGCCGCGTGCCCGTCGGCACAGGGGAGAGGTCGAGCACGGACAGGGGCATCGCTTCGGCGCTCACGACTGAGTGTCAACGCGCGGGGGCCGGGAGGTATTCCGGATCTCCAGGCCATCACAATCGGCCGGTCGTGGGCCGGCTGAGCGTGGCGCGGTCGGGCGGGCCGCGATTGTGATGGCCTGGCGGTCCGGGGCACGGCGGTCGGGCAGGCCCGCGATGGTGATGGGCTGGCCGCGCTACCCGGGGTACGGCGTGCTCGCCCGGGCGTCGCGGAGCGAGCGCGCCCACCAGGCGAGCTGCCGGAGCAGCGCCGCGGCAGCGGTCGAGGTGGTCGGGTCGACCGGTTCGCCGTCCTCGAAGTCCTCCTCGCGGAAGCCGAGGCTGTCGCGGATCGTCACCGCGTGCAGCTCACCGAAGACCAGCCGCAGCTGCTCCGCCGCCCGCAGCCCGCCGGACCGCCCGCCGTACACCACGAACCCGACCGGCTTCGCGTACCAGGGCCGCCGTACCGCGTCGATCGCCGTCTTCACATCACCCGGGTACGCGTGGTTGTACTCCGCCGTGACGATCATCACCGCATCCGCGTCCTCGACCCGCCCCGGCAACTCCTCCAGCGGCGTCCGGCTGAGATCGATCAGCTCGAGCTTGAACTCGTCCGCCCGCTCGATCTCTCCCACAAACCACCCAGTCACCGCAGTCCCGAACCGCCCCGCCTCCACATTGCGCGTCAGCACGAGGAGCCGGAGCGGATGAACTGTCACCCGAAAGACGCTAATACCTCAACAAGCCTTGAGGTCAAACCGTCTCACTCGGCGGTTCCCCGGGCGCGGGCCGGCGGGGTGGTGGTGTGGAGGTTGGTTTGGGCGGCGTTCATGAGGGGAGTTCGGTCGTCGAGGACGCCTACGGTCTGCCAGGACTTGGTGACTGCGGCCAGCTGGGTGGAGGTGTCGCCGAAGAGGGTTCTGGTGGTGGCTTGGGTGGCTTCGGCGAAGTCCTTGAAGGTGGCGGCGGAGGCGAGATTGCCGCCGGTCAGGGTGCTGTACCAGATCTTGCCGGCGTCGTCGTACGCGTTGCCGCCGATCGCGGCGGCGACCAGGTAGAACGCGTGGTTCGGGATGCCGGAGTTGATGTGTACGCCGCCGTTGTCGTCCTGGGTGTCGACGTACCCGGACATCTCGGCGGGCTGCGGGTCCTTACCCAGGCGGGGATCGTCGTACGCCGTCCCGGGAGCCTTCATCGACCGCAGTGCGAGGCCTTGGACGCCGGGCAGGAACAGCCCCGCGCCGATCAGCCAGTCGGCGTCGGCCGCGCTCTGGTGGTTCGCGTACTGCTTCGCGAGCGAGCCGAACACGTCGGAGATGCTCTCGTTCAGCGCGCCGGACTGGCCCTGGTAGTCGAGGTTCGCGGTGTACTGCGTGACGCCGTGGGTCAGCTCGTGACCGGTGACGTCGATCGACGACGTGAAGTTGCCGAAGATCACGCCGTCCCCGTCGCCGAACACCATCTGCGAGCCGTCCCAGAACGCGTTCGCGTACCCGCGGTCGTAGTGCACGGTCGAGACCAGCAGCAGGCCGTTCCCGTCGATCGAGTCCCGCCCGAAGCACTCCTTGTACAGCGTCCAGGTCGCGCCGGTGCCGTCGTACGCCTGGTTGACCGGCTGGTCCTGGACAGGGTCCTGCCCCTCGGAGCGAACCAGTGTGCCGGGCAGGTCCGTGCCGTTCTGGGCGTCGTACACCTTGCGCTGCCGACCGCCCGTCGCAGTCGCGGTCTCACGGCCCGCCGCGGGCCGGGTTCGCAGTACGGCGTCGTGCTGCAAGGACTGCCGGATCCGGGCACGGACGCTGGGGTCACCCGCGGACCGCTCGAGTTGCTCGAGCAGGTACGGCGGGACGATCGAGTGAATCACGACTACAGGAAAACCCTGTCAGCGGATAAACTCAAGCATTTGTGGCTGCCGCGAAGCGAGTTTTGGAAATGCGGCCCGAAAACCATCGGCTCGCATTTTAACACAAGGGGTTGCAATTGCCGAATCCTGTCGAGTCTGAACAGGACCACCTGACAACGTTCTATGCCGCGCTCGACGCCGAGCGCGAGCGTACCGACGCACGCACCGACGACGAGGAACTGGTGCACACCAGCAACGCCCAGGCACTGCACCAGCGGGACGGGCGGATCCGGGACCTCAAGCTCCGCCAGGCCCGGCTGAACGCCGCCGAGGAGGGGCTGTACTTCGGTCGCCTGGACACGGCCGACGGCGAGGTGCTGCACCTCGGCCGGATCGGGCTGCACGACGACGAGTACGAACCGCTGCTCGTCGACTGGCGGGCTCCCGCGGCGCGGCCGTTCTACATCGCGACCGCGGTGGCGAACCACGGTGTCGTCCGCCGCCGGCACGTACAGACCCGGTTGCGCCGGGTGCTCGACGTCCAGGACGAGCAGCTCAACCTCGGCCGGGAGGCCGCCGACCCGTCGAAACCCGGGACCGGAGTGATCGGCGAAGCGGTGCTGATGAAGGCGCTGGAGGCCCGCCGGACCGGCCGGATGGAGTCGATTGTGCAGACGATCCAGGCCGACCAGGACCGGATCATCCGCTCCGAGCTGCCTGGAATCCTGGTCGTCCAGGGCGGTCCGGGGACCGGTAAGACGGCGATCGCCCTGCACCGTGCGGCATTTCTGCTGTACACGTACCGCGAGCAACTGGAAAAGCGTGGAATTCTCGTCGTCGGCCCGAATGCGGCGTTCCTGCGGTTCATCGGCCAGGTGCTGCCGTCACTCGGTGAGGACGGCGTCCGGCTGGTCACGATCGCCGAGCTGTACCCGGGGATCGACGCCACCCGCCCGGAGTCGGCGGAGAGCGCCGAGGTGAAGGGGCGGACGGTGCTGGCCGACGTGATAGCGCAGGCGGTCGCCGACCGGCAGTGGCTCCCGGACCGCCCGGTGCACGTGACCGTCGAGCGCACCGAGCTGACCCTCGACCCGGAGGTCGTTGGTGCCACCCACGCCAGGGTCCGGAACCGCAACCTC harbors:
- a CDS encoding M4 family metallopeptidase, with translation MIHSIVPPYLLEQLERSAGDPSVRARIRQSLQHDAVLRTRPAAGRETATATGGRQRKVYDAQNGTDLPGTLVRSEGQDPVQDQPVNQAYDGTGATWTLYKECFGRDSIDGNGLLLVSTVHYDRGYANAFWDGSQMVFGDGDGVIFGNFTSSIDVTGHELTHGVTQYTANLDYQGQSGALNESISDVFGSLAKQYANHQSAADADWLIGAGLFLPGVQGLALRSMKAPGTAYDDPRLGKDPQPAEMSGYVDTQDDNGGVHINSGIPNHAFYLVAAAIGGNAYDDAGKIWYSTLTGGNLASAATFKDFAEATQATTRTLFGDTSTQLAAVTKSWQTVGVLDDRTPLMNAAQTNLHTTTPPARARGTAE
- a CDS encoding NADPH-dependent FMN reductase — encoded protein: MTVHPLRLLVLTRNVEAGRFGTAVTGWFVGEIERADEFKLELIDLSRTPLEELPGRVEDADAVMIVTAEYNHAYPGDVKTAIDAVRRPWYAKPVGFVVYGGRSGGLRAAEQLRLVFGELHAVTIRDSLGFREEDFEDGEPVDPTTSTAAAALLRQLAWWARSLRDARASTPYPG
- a CDS encoding Lrp/AsnC family transcriptional regulator encodes the protein MPKDRRSPGPAPRPVPDGLDDVDRQLVQLLTADGRMPNNALAEAVGLAPSTCLTRVRSLRERGVIRGFHADVDLAALGQPLQALIAIRIGAHSRDEIDRFRTKVPRLPGVLSLFHVSGANDYLLHVSASTPDALREFVLNHLTADPAVTHAETSLIFEHVRATPDVRH
- a CDS encoding LLM class flavin-dependent oxidoreductase produces the protein MSAEAMPLSVLDLSPVPTGTRPSEALHETLELARTAEAAGYHRFWLAEHHNIPSVASSTPEVMIAAVAAATSTIRVGSGGIMLPNHSPLKVAETFRVLGGLYPDRIDLGLGRAPGTDQRTALALRRSREALGADDFTEQYAELRAYVDGFPAGHPFEPITAQPSDVPLPPIWILGSSTYGGQAAAALGTGFAYAGHFGTLDPAGVISAYKTNYRRFEHDGEPQAILALAAIVAETEERAAQLARANALSMLRLRSGRPGPLPSPEEAEAYPWSDAEEAAVEEWASLVSVGTPDQVAADLRRRANTAGADELIITTNIHNPAERRHSFELLANAWGLKPR